The sequence ATCAGCGCCCGCGCGACCGCGACGCGCTGCTGCTCGCCGCCGGACAGCTCCCCCGGCCGGTGCGAAAGCCGCCCGCCGAGGCCGACCGCGTCGAGGAGCGCGGCCGCCTCCTTCGCGGCCTGCGTCCGCTTCCGGCCCTGGATCAGGGCCGGCATCATCGTGTTCTCGAGCGCCGTGAATTCCGGAAGAAGATGATGGAACTGGAAGACGAAGCCGATCCGGCGGTTCCGGAAGGCGGCGAGCTGATTGTCGTTGAACGCGAACAGGTTCTCCCCGTCGAACTCGACCGTTCCCGCCGTCGGCCGGTCCAGCCCGCCCAGCAGGTGAAGCAGGGTGCTCTTCCCGACGCCCGACGCCCCGACGATGCAGAGCATCTCGCCCCGGGATACCTCCAGGTTGATCCCCTTGAGAATCTCGAGCGGCTGGGGCATGTGGAAGGTCTTGGTGAGGTTCGTGACTTTGATCATGGATTGTTTCATGGGTCCGGTTGGAGGATTGAGGCCTGAGGTTTGAGGCAGAGACTTGAATGACGTATCGTTCTCCTCCAACCTCCAACCTCCAACCTCGCGCTACTCATACCTCAGCGCCTCCGACGGGTTCAGCCGCGCGGCCTGCCAGGACGGGTAGAGCGTCGCGACGAAGCTGATCGTCACGGCCGAGAGCGAGACGAGCGTCACGTCGAGGGCGCGGATCGTGACCGGAAGGCGGCTGATGTAGTAGATGTCGCTCGGCAGCGTGTAGAAGGCGTGCAGGAGGTAGCAGACGAAATAGCCCAGCGGGATCCCGATCGCCGTCCCGACCCCGCCGATCACGAGCCCGTCCACCATGAAGATCCGCATCACCTCCCGCCGCGTCGCGCCCATGGCCTTGAGGATCGCGATCTCGCGGCTCTTCTCGACCACGATCATCGTGAGCGTGCCGACGATGTTGAACGAGGCGACGAGGATGATCAGGATCAGGATGACGAACATCATCATCTTTTCGAGCTGGAGGGCCGAGAAGAGGTTCCGGTTCAGCTGCATCCAGTCGCGGGCCCAGTAGGGGAAGCCCAGCGCGTCCTCGATGCTCCGCGCGATCCGGTCGGCCCGGAAGATGTCGTCCACCTTGACCTCGACGCCCGTCACCGCGTCGCCCAGGTTGAAAAAGTCCTGGGCCGTCCCGATCGCGATGTAGGCCAGCGACGAGTCGTATTCGTACATGCCCGAGTCGAAGATCCCGACCACCTCGAACTTCCGGATCTTCGGGATGATGCCGAGCGGCCCCGGCGTCCCGGTGGGCGAGACGACGTTGATCGAGTCGCCCAGGAAGGTCCCGAGGCGCGCGGCCAGCTCCTTGCCGATGATGATCCCGGGCGGGACCGGCCGGCCGTCGGGGGTCTTCCCCGCGGGCTTGGCGATGTCCGACAGCGAGCCCTGGACCATGTTCTTCCGGATGTCGGTGACGGTCGGCTCCAGCGCAGGATCGATCCCGCGCAGGACGACGCCGGAGACGCTGCCGCCGGCGGTCAGCAGGACCTGGTTGTAGATAAAGGGCGTGGCCGCGACGACGTGCGGGATCTGTTTGACCCGCTCCAGCACGGCGCGGTAGTCCGTCATTGTTTCGCGCGTGCGGTCGGAGATCACGATGTGCGAATTCGTCCCGAGGATCTTGTCCCGGAGGTCCTCCTTGAAGCCGGTCATGACGGCCAGCGTCGCGATCAGCGCGGCCACGCCCAGCGTCACCCCGCCGATCGAGATGAAGGTGTTGAGCGAGATCGACCGGTTCCGCCGCTTGCCCTTGAGGTAGCGCAGGCCGATGAAAAATTCGTAGGGGGCGTTCACGGTTTCTCCTGCCCGTCCGGCGGGCCCGCCGTGTCGGGCAGGCGGGCGGGCCGGAGCTGCGGGAAGAAGATCACGTCCCGGATCGAGGCCTGGTTGGTCAGGAGCATCACGAGGCGGTCGATCCCGACGCCCTCGCCGGCGGTCGGGGGCATCCCGTGCTCCAGCGCCCGGAGGTAGTCCTCGTCCATTTGATGGGCCTCGGCGTCGCCGGCCGCGCGGCTCTTCGCCTGGTCCTCGAAGCGCCGCCGCTGGTCCTGCGGGTCGTTCAGCTCCGTGAAGGCGTTGGCCAGCTCAAGCCCGGTGATGAAGAGCTCGAAGCGGTCGGTCAGCTCGGGATCGGACGCCTTCCGCTTGGCCAGCGGCGAGATCTCGGTCGGGTAGTCCGTGACAAACGTGGGCTGGATCAGCGAGGGCTCCACGCGGGCCTCGAACAGCGCCTGCCGGAGCTTCCCCATCGATTCGTTTCCCTTCGCGGGGATCTTGTTCGACTCAAGGAAGGCCAGCAGTTTTTGCCGGTCGTCGACAATGCTCGGGTCGGGGACGGCCGAGCGGACCGCCTCCATGAAGGGG is a genomic window of Nitrospiria bacterium containing:
- a CDS encoding lipoprotein-releasing ABC transporter permease subunit, which encodes MNAPYEFFIGLRYLKGKRRNRSISLNTFISIGGVTLGVAALIATLAVMTGFKEDLRDKILGTNSHIVISDRTRETMTDYRAVLERVKQIPHVVAATPFIYNQVLLTAGGSVSGVVLRGIDPALEPTVTDIRKNMVQGSLSDIAKPAGKTPDGRPVPPGIIIGKELAARLGTFLGDSINVVSPTGTPGPLGIIPKIRKFEVVGIFDSGMYEYDSSLAYIAIGTAQDFFNLGDAVTGVEVKVDDIFRADRIARSIEDALGFPYWARDWMQLNRNLFSALQLEKMMMFVILILIILVASFNIVGTLTMIVVEKSREIAILKAMGATRREVMRIFMVDGLVIGGVGTAIGIPLGYFVCYLLHAFYTLPSDIYYISRLPVTIRALDVTLVSLSAVTISFVATLYPSWQAARLNPSEALRYE
- a CDS encoding ABC transporter ATP-binding protein is translated as MKQSMIKVTNLTKTFHMPQPLEILKGINLEVSRGEMLCIVGASGVGKSTLLHLLGGLDRPTAGTVEFDGENLFAFNDNQLAAFRNRRIGFVFQFHHLLPEFTALENTMMPALIQGRKRTQAAKEAAALLDAVGLGGRLSHRPGELSGGEQQRVAVARALILEPGLVLADEPTGNLDSHTSDEVFALMRGLNKQLGHTFVLVTHNEKLSAQADRIVRMVDGKIVEE